One window from the genome of Pseudonocardia hierapolitana encodes:
- a CDS encoding 6-pyruvoyl trahydropterin synthase family protein: MFSITVRDHMMVAHSFRGAVFGPAQRLHGATFVVDATFRRPVLDSDGIVVDIGLATQQLGEVLAELNYRNLDDEPAFEGANTSTEFLARVVADRLAERLDAGALGDNARGITTIVVTLHESHVAWASYERSL, encoded by the coding sequence GTGTTCAGCATTACGGTCCGGGACCACATGATGGTCGCCCACAGCTTCCGGGGCGCCGTGTTCGGTCCGGCACAGCGCCTGCACGGCGCGACCTTCGTGGTGGACGCGACGTTCCGTCGTCCGGTGCTCGACAGCGACGGCATCGTGGTCGACATCGGGCTGGCCACCCAGCAGCTCGGCGAGGTGCTCGCCGAGCTGAACTACCGCAACCTCGACGACGAGCCGGCCTTCGAGGGCGCGAACACCTCCACGGAGTTCCTGGCCCGGGTGGTCGCCGACCGCCTCGCCGAGCGGCTGGACGCGGGCGCGCTCGGCGACAACGCGCGCGGGATCACCACGATCGTGGTGACCCTGCACGAGTCGCACGTCGCGTGGGCGAGCTACGAGCGGTCCCTGTGA
- a CDS encoding dihydrofolate reductase family protein yields MSRRVVTWVSISMDGFTSGPGGPAQDTWLYEHAMQDQTGEYFEGVWRGASIALLGRTNYEGFHSVWPGITSDPATDPRTRDLGRWLDSVEKVVVSRTLQDAPWENSRIARDLEAEVKRLKDEPGRDILVINSASVIQALLRADLVDDVRFAVVPVIVGGGLRLFPEGLPASRWTLAGAATLAHGAVGLHYRRA; encoded by the coding sequence ATGAGCAGGCGAGTGGTCACCTGGGTCAGCATCAGCATGGACGGGTTCACCAGCGGGCCCGGAGGCCCGGCACAGGACACCTGGCTGTACGAGCACGCGATGCAGGACCAGACGGGCGAGTACTTCGAGGGCGTGTGGCGCGGGGCCAGCATCGCGCTGCTCGGCCGCACGAACTACGAGGGCTTCCACAGCGTGTGGCCGGGGATCACCAGCGACCCGGCCACCGACCCGCGCACCCGCGACCTGGGCCGGTGGCTGGACTCGGTCGAGAAGGTCGTGGTCTCCCGCACGCTGCAGGACGCGCCGTGGGAGAACTCCCGGATCGCCCGGGACCTCGAGGCCGAGGTGAAGCGCCTCAAGGACGAACCCGGCCGGGACATCCTCGTGATCAACAGCGCGAGCGTCATCCAGGCGTTGCTGCGCGCCGACCTCGTCGACGACGTGCGCTTCGCGGTGGTGCCGGTGATCGTGGGCGGTGGCCTGCGGTTGTTCCCCGAGGGGCTGCCGGCGTCACGCTGGACGCTCGCCGGCGCCGCCACGCTCGCGCACGGCGCCGTCGGCCTGCACTACCGGCGGGCCTAG
- a CDS encoding zinc-dependent alcohol dehydrogenase yields the protein MGHTARAFWLRAPGEGEIRAVELPEPGPADVVVRTLYSGVSRGTETLVFRGGVPQSQHIAMRAPFQEGEFPAPVKYGYLAVGLVEHGPPDLVGKSVFCLYPHQTRFVVPASAVTPVPEGVPPARAVLAGTVETAVNALWDAAPLVGDRIAVIGGGMVGCSVAALLAGLPGARVELVDADPARAAVAAELGVGFATPEAAAGDCDVVVHASATEAGLARSLELLAAEGELVEVSWYGDQRVGVPLGEAFHSKRLTIRSSQVGTVSPRRARRGYAGRMAVAMRLLADPRFDALVTAEHPFDELPALLPRLADGTFPALCLRLRYP from the coding sequence ATGGGTCACACAGCCCGAGCGTTCTGGCTACGTGCCCCCGGCGAGGGCGAGATCCGGGCCGTCGAGCTGCCCGAACCCGGCCCCGCCGACGTCGTCGTCCGCACGTTGTACTCCGGGGTGAGCCGCGGCACCGAGACCCTCGTCTTCCGCGGCGGCGTGCCGCAGAGCCAGCACATCGCCATGCGCGCTCCGTTCCAGGAGGGCGAGTTCCCCGCTCCGGTGAAGTACGGGTACCTCGCGGTCGGCCTGGTCGAACACGGGCCACCCGATCTCGTCGGGAAGTCCGTCTTCTGCCTCTACCCGCACCAGACGCGCTTCGTCGTCCCGGCATCCGCCGTGACGCCGGTTCCCGAGGGTGTTCCGCCCGCCCGCGCCGTGCTGGCCGGCACCGTCGAGACCGCGGTGAACGCGCTGTGGGACGCCGCGCCGCTGGTCGGCGACCGGATCGCGGTGATCGGCGGGGGGATGGTGGGGTGCAGCGTCGCCGCCCTGCTCGCCGGGCTCCCCGGCGCCCGGGTCGAGCTGGTGGACGCCGATCCGGCCCGCGCCGCGGTCGCCGCCGAGCTCGGCGTCGGGTTCGCGACGCCGGAGGCCGCCGCGGGTGACTGCGACGTCGTCGTGCACGCCAGCGCCACCGAGGCGGGCCTCGCCCGGTCGCTGGAGCTCCTTGCCGCAGAGGGGGAGCTCGTGGAGGTGTCCTGGTACGGGGACCAGCGGGTCGGCGTGCCGCTCGGCGAGGCGTTCCACTCGAAGCGGCTCACGATCCGCAGCAGCCAGGTCGGCACGGTGTCGCCCCGCAGGGCCCGCCGCGGCTACGCCGGGCGCATGGCGGTGGCGATGCGACTGCTCGCCGACCCGCGCTTCGACGCGCTGGTCACGGCCGAGCACCCGTTCGACGAGCTGCCCGCCCTGTTGCCGCGTCTGGCCGACGGCACGTTCCCCGCGCTGTGCCTGCGCCTGCGCTACCCCTGA
- a CDS encoding glycosyltransferase family 4 protein gives MTAPVIAPPVHVVVPADIDDPARPSGGNAYDRRVCRALPAAGRGVREIAAAGTWPEPDDAARAELHRLLTAVPDGSDVLLDGLVACAVPDVLAPHARRLRLVVLVHLPLGDEVGLPPAVAVDRTARERATLHLAAAVVATSSWAARRLVEVHGLAADRIHVVPPGVEPAPLVSADEDGTRLLCVGSITPTKGQDLLVEALARITDRPWTCRLVGPLVRDPAHVAAVRELVERHRLRDRVEIAGPRTGPALDAVYAAADLLVLPSRAESYGMVVTEALARGIPVLAAAVDGVPETLGRTPDGALPGLLVPPADVDALAAALHRWLDEPRLRESARAAARQRRDALTDWEVTARCLAGALT, from the coding sequence GTGACGGCTCCCGTGATCGCGCCCCCGGTGCACGTGGTCGTCCCCGCGGACATCGACGACCCCGCACGGCCCAGCGGGGGCAATGCCTACGACCGGCGCGTCTGCCGGGCACTCCCGGCCGCGGGCCGTGGCGTTCGGGAGATCGCCGCCGCCGGGACGTGGCCCGAACCGGACGACGCCGCGCGCGCCGAGCTCCACCGCCTGCTGACGGCCGTCCCGGACGGCTCCGACGTGCTGCTCGACGGGCTCGTCGCCTGCGCCGTGCCCGACGTGCTCGCGCCGCACGCACGCCGCCTGCGGCTGGTCGTGCTCGTCCACCTCCCGCTCGGCGACGAGGTGGGGCTCCCCCCGGCCGTCGCCGTCGACCGCACCGCCCGTGAGCGCGCCACCCTCCACCTCGCCGCCGCCGTGGTGGCCACCAGCTCGTGGGCGGCGCGCCGGCTCGTCGAGGTGCACGGTCTCGCGGCCGACCGGATCCACGTCGTGCCGCCCGGTGTGGAGCCCGCCCCGCTCGTGAGCGCCGACGAGGACGGCACCCGGCTGCTGTGCGTCGGTTCGATCACGCCGACGAAGGGGCAGGACCTGCTCGTCGAGGCGCTCGCCCGGATCACCGACCGCCCGTGGACGTGCCGGCTGGTCGGCCCGCTCGTCCGCGACCCCGCGCACGTGGCGGCCGTTCGCGAGCTCGTCGAGCGGCACCGGCTGCGCGACCGCGTGGAGATCGCAGGCCCGCGCACCGGCCCGGCGCTCGACGCGGTGTACGCCGCGGCCGACCTGCTGGTGCTGCCGTCGCGCGCCGAGTCGTACGGCATGGTCGTGACGGAGGCGCTCGCCAGGGGGATCCCGGTGCTCGCGGCCGCCGTCGACGGCGTCCCGGAGACCCTCGGCCGCACGCCCGACGGCGCGCTACCCGGCCTCCTCGTGCCGCCGGCCGATGTCGATGCGCTGGCCGCCGCCCTGCATCGCTGGCTCGACGAGCCGCGGCTGCGAGAGTCCGCGCGTGCGGCGGCCCGGCAGCGGCGCGATGCCCTCACCGACTGGGAGGTGACCGCGCGGTGCTTGGCCGGCGCGTTGACGTGA
- a CDS encoding class I SAM-dependent methyltransferase: protein MSVPGAPVTPDWLALREPADAAARATELADRLYGWLPSRSDGPLVVRDLGCGTGSMGRWLAGRLPGPQHWLLHDRDPALVDRALAGMPAGVTAEPRVGDLTALDAAQLAGTSVVTASALLDLLTADEVERLAAACAAAGCAALLALSVTGSVLLTPVDPLDAAFAAAFDAHQRRTVDGRRLLGPDAAPAAAAAFGRHGVAVVRASSPWRLGPGDGRLIEQWLRGWIAAACEHRPGLVPEAEAYLARRLAASARGDLRVVVGHADLLALPEIRS from the coding sequence GTGAGCGTGCCGGGGGCTCCGGTCACCCCGGACTGGTTGGCGTTGCGCGAGCCCGCCGACGCCGCCGCCCGGGCCACCGAGCTCGCCGACCGCCTGTACGGGTGGCTGCCGAGCAGGTCCGATGGCCCGCTCGTGGTGCGCGACCTCGGCTGCGGCACCGGTTCGATGGGCCGCTGGCTCGCCGGACGGCTGCCCGGGCCGCAGCACTGGCTGCTGCACGACCGTGACCCGGCCCTCGTCGACCGGGCCCTGGCGGGCATGCCGGCCGGCGTCACCGCCGAGCCGCGGGTCGGCGACCTCACCGCACTCGACGCCGCGCAGCTCGCCGGCACGTCCGTGGTCACGGCGTCGGCACTGCTGGACCTGCTCACCGCCGACGAGGTGGAACGCCTCGCCGCGGCGTGCGCGGCCGCCGGCTGCGCAGCGCTGCTGGCCCTCTCGGTCACCGGCAGCGTGCTGCTCACGCCCGTCGACCCGCTCGACGCCGCCTTCGCCGCCGCCTTCGACGCCCACCAGCGGCGCACGGTGGACGGGCGACGGCTGCTCGGCCCGGACGCCGCGCCCGCGGCCGCGGCGGCGTTCGGCCGGCACGGCGTGGCCGTGGTACGGGCGTCGAGCCCGTGGCGCCTCGGCCCCGGCGACGGCAGGCTGATCGAGCAGTGGCTGCGCGGCTGGATCGCCGCCGCGTGCGAACACCGCCCGGGGCTCGTCCCGGAGGCGGAGGCCTACCTGGCCAGGAGGCTCGCGGCGTCCGCCCGCGGTGACCTGCGAGTCGTCGTGGGGCACGCTGATCTGCTCGCGCTGCCGGAGATCCGGTCGTGA
- a CDS encoding NAD(P)-dependent oxidoreductase has translation MTENVTVIGLGSMGKALAGAFLQAGHRTTVWNRTPEKAGPLVARGAVLAPTVHVAVAASPLVITCLTGFDETRGALEPAAGALAGSTLVTLNSGAPAQARETAEWATGHGARFLGGAIKNVPSAVGAPDTLLYYGGDRAAFAEHESTLRVLGGDTLHLGDDADLAALYEMAVGATLLPALVGFFQGAAAVRTRGLAASTLVPFTVKWLEMIGSLLPTFAREIDTGDYTDAQSSVGLFLAGEEWDLEFGRETGVDVSWAAPLYELVRRAADAGHADHSISALTEVLRR, from the coding sequence GTGACCGAGAACGTGACCGTCATCGGGCTGGGCTCGATGGGCAAGGCGCTCGCCGGGGCGTTCCTGCAGGCAGGACACCGCACCACGGTGTGGAACCGCACGCCGGAGAAGGCAGGCCCACTCGTGGCGCGGGGCGCCGTCCTCGCGCCGACCGTGCACGTGGCCGTCGCCGCGAGCCCACTCGTGATCACCTGCCTCACCGGCTTCGACGAGACGCGCGGTGCGCTCGAGCCCGCCGCAGGCGCACTGGCCGGAAGCACGCTCGTGACGCTCAACAGCGGGGCGCCCGCACAGGCGCGCGAGACCGCGGAATGGGCAACCGGCCACGGCGCCCGGTTCCTGGGCGGCGCGATCAAGAACGTGCCGTCCGCCGTGGGGGCGCCTGACACGCTCCTGTACTACGGCGGCGACCGTGCCGCCTTCGCCGAGCACGAGTCCACGCTGCGCGTGCTGGGCGGCGACACCCTCCACCTCGGCGACGATGCCGACCTGGCCGCCCTGTACGAGATGGCCGTCGGCGCCACGCTGCTGCCGGCACTCGTCGGGTTCTTCCAGGGCGCGGCCGCCGTGCGGACCCGCGGGCTCGCGGCGAGCACGCTCGTGCCGTTCACCGTCAAGTGGCTGGAGATGATCGGCTCGCTCCTGCCCACGTTCGCTCGCGAGATCGACACCGGCGACTACACCGACGCCCAGTCGTCCGTCGGCCTCTTCCTCGCCGGCGAGGAATGGGATCTGGAGTTCGGCCGGGAGACGGGCGTCGACGTGTCGTGGGCCGCCCCGCTGTACGAGCTGGTGCGCCGCGCCGCCGACGCCGGGCACGCCGACCACAGCATCTCGGCGCTCACCGAGGTCCTCCGGCGGTAG
- a CDS encoding CDP-alcohol phosphatidyltransferase family protein, producing the protein MKGGPEQAAAASAQLLILAGLAAAFGLGPLGVLVGVVYAAGLLGLLSAAMHRAGRSVLGPADIVTLARALLVGGVTAIVAESLLTGWTARAALVALASVALALDAVDGKVARRTGTVSPVGARFDMEVDAFLVLVLSVHVAGIVGPWALAIGGMRYAFVGAGRLLPWLRGPVPPSYVAKTVAAVQGVVLVVAASQLLPDPVTVGLVAVALALLVWSFGRSVRLLWQAERAPSVI; encoded by the coding sequence GTGAAGGGGGGCCCGGAGCAGGCGGCAGCTGCCAGCGCGCAGCTGCTCATCCTGGCCGGGCTCGCCGCCGCGTTCGGGCTCGGACCGCTCGGTGTGCTGGTCGGAGTGGTGTACGCGGCGGGCCTGCTGGGGCTGCTGTCCGCCGCGATGCACCGTGCCGGGCGGTCCGTGCTCGGGCCCGCCGACATCGTCACGCTCGCGAGGGCGCTGCTCGTCGGCGGAGTCACCGCGATCGTGGCCGAGAGCCTCCTCACCGGTTGGACGGCGCGGGCTGCGCTGGTGGCGCTCGCCTCGGTGGCCCTCGCGCTCGACGCCGTCGACGGGAAGGTGGCTCGGCGCACCGGGACGGTTTCCCCGGTCGGCGCCCGGTTCGACATGGAGGTCGACGCGTTCCTCGTCCTCGTGCTGAGCGTGCACGTCGCCGGGATCGTCGGTCCGTGGGCGCTCGCGATCGGCGGGATGCGGTACGCGTTCGTCGGCGCGGGCCGGCTGCTGCCGTGGCTGCGCGGGCCGGTGCCGCCGAGCTACGTCGCGAAGACGGTGGCGGCCGTGCAGGGCGTGGTGCTCGTGGTCGCGGCCTCCCAGCTGCTCCCCGACCCCGTCACCGTCGGGCTCGTGGCCGTCGCGCTCGCGCTTCTGGTCTGGTCGTTCGGGCGCAGCGTCCGGCTGCTGTGGCAGGCCGAGCGGGCGCCGTCCGTGATCTGA
- a CDS encoding winged helix-turn-helix transcriptional regulator, translating into MGGKWKGLILFALQDGPVRFGELRRAVPGISERMLILQLREMEASGLVHREVYHQVPPKVEYSLTDFGHSLNTAMAPLGEWGEEHMERIEALP; encoded by the coding sequence ATGGGTGGCAAGTGGAAGGGCCTGATCCTGTTCGCATTGCAGGACGGGCCGGTGCGCTTCGGGGAGCTGCGCCGTGCCGTGCCCGGCATCAGCGAACGGATGCTGATCCTGCAGCTGCGCGAGATGGAGGCGAGCGGCCTCGTGCACCGCGAGGTGTACCACCAGGTGCCGCCGAAGGTGGAGTACTCGCTCACCGACTTCGGGCACTCGCTCAACACGGCGATGGCGCCACTCGGTGAGTGGGGTGAGGAGCACATGGAGCGGATCGAGGCGCTCCCCTGA
- a CDS encoding creatininase family protein translates to MDLLPADTTLDARDRGTAVTLLPIGSFEQHGPYLPLTTDTLVASTIAAELATVYPVSRLPPITISCSHEHAAWPGTVSISATTLAAIVRDVAASVQHAGASTLVLVNGHGGNYVLGNVVQEASLGTLRMALFPTEPDWDDARAEAGLTTTGLSDMHAGELETSILLHALPDLVRPGYERVDHLADDRRYLLTRGMQAYTESGVVGRPSLASAEKGRAVLASLVRSFAGHL, encoded by the coding sequence ATGGATCTCCTCCCGGCCGACACAACGCTCGACGCGCGCGACCGCGGCACGGCCGTCACGCTGCTGCCCATCGGCAGCTTCGAGCAGCACGGCCCCTACCTGCCGCTCACGACGGACACCCTCGTCGCCAGCACGATCGCGGCCGAGCTCGCGACCGTGTACCCCGTTTCCAGGCTGCCACCGATCACCATCTCCTGTTCGCACGAGCATGCGGCATGGCCGGGCACGGTCAGCATCTCGGCAACCACGCTGGCCGCGATCGTGCGCGACGTGGCGGCGTCGGTCCAGCACGCGGGTGCGAGCACGCTGGTGCTCGTGAACGGGCACGGCGGCAACTACGTGCTCGGCAACGTGGTGCAGGAGGCCAGCCTCGGCACGCTGCGGATGGCCCTCTTCCCCACCGAGCCGGACTGGGACGACGCCCGCGCCGAGGCCGGTCTGACCACCACGGGCCTGTCCGACATGCACGCCGGCGAGCTGGAGACCTCGATACTCCTGCATGCGCTTCCGGATCTCGTCAGGCCGGGGTACGAGCGAGTCGACCACCTGGCAGACGATCGCCGGTACCTGCTGACCCGGGGGATGCAGGCGTACACGGAGTCGGGAGTGGTGGGCCGGCCGTCACTGGCATCCGCGGAGAAGGGACGCGCGGTGCTCGCGAGCCTCGTGCGGTCGTTCGCCGGACACCTGTGA
- a CDS encoding spermidine synthase, whose product MAGRRGSGRDGIRAQVASGTAELRPDPDRRRGWTLLLDGTPQSHVDLDDPTHLEFDYVRRLGHLVDLAARPRSPLRVLHLGGGAFTLARYVAATRPRSAQQVVELDGALVELVRRELPLDRSWRVRTRTGDARDVVGRLRDGAFDLVVLDVFAGARTPAHLASAEFLQAVVEVMAPAATYAANLTDGGALAFARGQVATLQSVFPHTCLVADPAVLRGRRFGNLILVGGRIPLPVDLLTARAAGDRSPARLLHGPELDRFRAGARPVHDATAAASPLPPDGTFAPG is encoded by the coding sequence GTGGCGGGGCGGCGGGGGAGCGGGCGGGACGGGATCCGTGCTCAGGTCGCCTCCGGCACCGCGGAGCTGCGGCCGGACCCCGACCGTCGGCGCGGCTGGACGCTGCTGCTCGACGGGACGCCGCAGTCGCACGTCGACCTGGACGATCCGACGCACCTGGAGTTCGACTACGTCCGCAGGCTCGGCCACCTCGTCGACCTCGCCGCCCGGCCCCGCAGCCCGCTGCGCGTGCTGCACCTCGGCGGCGGGGCGTTCACCCTGGCCCGCTACGTCGCGGCCACCCGGCCGCGGTCCGCCCAGCAGGTCGTCGAACTGGACGGGGCGCTGGTGGAGCTCGTGCGCCGGGAGCTGCCCCTCGACCGCTCCTGGCGCGTCCGGACGCGCACGGGCGACGCCCGGGACGTGGTCGGCCGGCTCCGCGACGGCGCGTTCGACCTCGTCGTCCTCGACGTGTTCGCCGGGGCCCGCACGCCTGCGCACCTCGCCTCGGCCGAGTTCCTGCAGGCCGTCGTGGAGGTGATGGCCCCGGCCGCGACGTACGCGGCGAACCTCACCGACGGCGGCGCGCTGGCATTCGCACGTGGCCAGGTGGCCACCCTGCAGTCGGTGTTCCCGCACACCTGCCTGGTGGCCGACCCGGCGGTGCTGCGCGGTCGGCGGTTCGGGAACCTGATCCTCGTCGGGGGCCGGATCCCGCTGCCGGTCGACCTCCTGACGGCGCGGGCCGCGGGCGACCGATCCCCGGCCCGCCTGCTGCACGGACCCGAGCTCGACCGGTTCCGCGCCGGGGCCCGTCCCGTGCACGACGCCACCGCGGCCGCCTCACCCCTGCCGCCGGACGGGACGTTCGCGCCGGGGTGA
- a CDS encoding methyltransferase domain-containing protein, with the protein MTAARLVARCVRGIEEVLADEVRGFGTVQAVGHREVRFTARPGPAVLGIATADDVFVIAGETGGIGRARADLHRLTSAVATADLDRVLRVRDRCGGLPGGGTLDVSASVLGRRAFNRYDLEDAAGEVLARRLGLPYRSRRSGARPPAQGLSWRVTVVDDRATVALRIPARPLHRRPYKAASVPGTLHPPLAAAMLRVAEVGAGDVLLDPCCGAGTLPIEAAGIGARAFGSDADPAAVAASVANGRGAAVAWSVADAGALPLRDGTVDRVVVNPPWARQVGPRGRLAVDPARLWREVTRVLAPGGRIVTLLPDPRPPAGLVAERTIPVSLFGAHPVVTVLRPG; encoded by the coding sequence ATGACGGCGGCGCGCCTGGTGGCGCGGTGCGTGCGGGGTATCGAGGAAGTGCTGGCCGACGAGGTCCGCGGGTTCGGCACGGTGCAGGCGGTGGGACACCGCGAGGTGCGCTTCACCGCTCGCCCCGGCCCGGCGGTGCTGGGCATCGCGACGGCCGACGACGTGTTCGTGATCGCGGGCGAAACGGGCGGGATCGGCCGGGCGCGGGCCGATCTGCACCGTCTGACGAGTGCGGTGGCCACCGCTGACCTGGACCGCGTCCTGCGGGTTCGGGACCGCTGCGGTGGCCTGCCCGGTGGGGGGACGCTCGACGTGTCGGCGTCCGTGCTGGGCAGACGCGCCTTCAACCGCTACGACCTGGAGGACGCCGCGGGCGAGGTGCTCGCCCGCAGGCTCGGGCTGCCCTACCGCTCGCGGCGATCGGGCGCCCGGCCGCCGGCGCAGGGCCTGAGCTGGCGGGTCACCGTGGTCGACGACCGCGCGACGGTGGCGCTGCGCATCCCGGCCCGGCCCCTTCACCGCAGGCCGTACAAGGCCGCGTCGGTGCCGGGCACGCTGCACCCGCCGCTGGCCGCGGCGATGCTGCGGGTAGCGGAGGTCGGCGCGGGGGACGTGCTGCTCGACCCGTGCTGCGGCGCGGGCACCCTCCCCATCGAGGCGGCCGGCATCGGCGCTCGGGCGTTCGGTTCGGATGCCGACCCGGCCGCGGTGGCCGCGTCCGTCGCGAACGGCCGTGGTGCCGCCGTGGCCTGGTCGGTGGCCGACGCAGGCGCGCTGCCGCTACGGGACGGCACCGTCGACCGGGTCGTGGTGAACCCGCCATGGGCCAGGCAGGTCGGACCGCGCGGCCGCCTCGCCGTCGACCCGGCCCGGCTCTGGCGCGAGGTGACCCGGGTGCTGGCACCGGGCGGCCGGATCGTGACGCTGCTGCCGGACCCGCGCCCGCCCGCCGGGCTGGTGGCCGAGCGCACGATCCCGGTGAGCCTCTTCGGCGCCCACCCGGTGGTCACGGTGCTGCGGCCCGGGTAG
- a CDS encoding MDR family MFS transporter — MTGPGTGHPDAESTEPQTTPAAGASLVIWLLVGSAFVMILNETIMSVALPALIADLDITVSTAQWLTSGFLLTMAVVIPITGFLLQRFPPRRVYLTSMLLFSTGTVVSALAPGFPVLLAGRIVQAAGTAVMVPLLMTTVLRLVPAERRGATMGTITIVIAVAPAVGPTLSGVILSTLGWRFMFWVVLPIALVALAAGARWLHVAAEVRPVPLDLSSVALSAIGFGGLVFGLTGVGESARGHVLVTPWIPTVVGLVALAVFVARQLRLQGDGNALLDLRPFGHRPFVLAMVLVVLSMMALFGVLILLPLYLQDVLHVSAFVTGLAVLPGGLAMGLLGPVVGRLYDRLGPRRLVIPGAVVLTCALWAFTTLRDGSPLWTIIAFHVVLVLGISLMLTPLMTDALGRLPGHLDSHGSAIMATLQQVAGAAGTALFITVMAVASAGETMGTDVSGARAAFMVAAIISTVALPLTFLVGGRKEAAV, encoded by the coding sequence ATGACCGGCCCCGGCACCGGCCACCCCGACGCCGAGTCGACCGAACCGCAGACCACCCCGGCGGCGGGAGCTTCGCTGGTGATCTGGCTGCTGGTCGGCTCCGCGTTCGTCATGATCCTCAATGAGACGATCATGAGCGTCGCGCTGCCGGCGCTCATCGCGGACCTCGACATCACCGTCAGCACCGCACAGTGGCTGACCAGCGGCTTCCTGCTGACGATGGCCGTGGTCATCCCGATCACCGGGTTCCTGCTGCAGCGGTTCCCTCCCCGGCGGGTCTACCTCACCTCGATGCTGCTGTTCAGCACGGGCACCGTCGTCAGCGCGCTCGCCCCGGGCTTCCCGGTGCTGCTCGCCGGTCGGATCGTGCAGGCCGCCGGCACCGCGGTGATGGTCCCGCTGCTCATGACCACCGTGCTGCGCCTCGTCCCCGCCGAGCGCAGGGGCGCCACGATGGGCACGATCACGATCGTCATCGCGGTCGCGCCCGCGGTGGGGCCGACGCTCTCCGGCGTCATCCTCAGCACGCTCGGCTGGCGGTTCATGTTCTGGGTCGTGCTGCCGATCGCCCTGGTCGCGCTCGCGGCGGGCGCCCGATGGCTCCACGTGGCGGCCGAGGTGCGCCCGGTTCCCCTCGACCTCAGCTCGGTCGCGCTCTCGGCCATCGGGTTCGGCGGCCTCGTGTTCGGGCTGACCGGCGTGGGCGAGTCCGCCCGCGGGCACGTGCTGGTCACACCGTGGATCCCGACCGTGGTCGGGCTGGTGGCGCTCGCGGTGTTCGTGGCCCGTCAGCTGCGGCTGCAGGGCGACGGCAACGCGCTGCTGGACCTGCGGCCCTTCGGGCACCGGCCGTTCGTCCTCGCGATGGTGCTCGTGGTGCTCAGCATGATGGCGCTCTTCGGCGTGCTGATCCTGCTGCCGCTCTACCTGCAGGACGTGCTGCACGTCAGCGCGTTCGTCACCGGGCTCGCCGTGCTGCCCGGCGGGCTCGCGATGGGCCTGCTGGGTCCGGTGGTCGGCCGCCTGTACGACCGGCTCGGCCCGCGCAGGCTCGTCATCCCGGGGGCGGTGGTGCTCACCTGCGCCCTCTGGGCCTTCACCACGCTCCGGGACGGCTCGCCGCTGTGGACGATCATCGCGTTCCACGTCGTGCTGGTGCTCGGGATCTCGCTGATGCTCACCCCGCTCATGACCGACGCGCTGGGCCGGCTGCCCGGGCACCTCGACTCGCACGGCAGCGCGATCATGGCGACCCTGCAGCAGGTGGCGGGCGCGGCCGGCACGGCGCTGTTCATCACGGTGATGGCGGTGGCGTCCGCGGGGGAGACGATGGGAACGGACGTGTCCGGCGCACGGGCCGCGTTCATGGTCGCCGCGATCATCTCGACGGTCGCCCTCCCGCTCACCTTCCTCGTCGGGGGCCGCAAGGAGGCTGCGGTCTAG